TATTTCATAAACTCACTTTCATTTGGGACGGTGTgatttagacttcaatacttcatttAAACTTCATTTTaaaggtttagactttttttgcattaaattgaccaaaaaaaaaaaaaaatgagcttaAGCGGGCCaatattggacttaaaatcaaCATTGGATCAACATTGAAGTCCAAACCGACACAACCCATCCGAACCCGTTACAAACCGTTCACTTTGGTTTCAAacggtttatacatgataaacggtCACCAGCGggttgaatttttttcaatccgattggattcggttgaatgaaatttttctctcaacccgACCGAACCCAATCCGTGCTCAGCCCTATTTTCCATCAACATTTAGGCACAGAATATGAGCCAACAAATGAAAGTTACAGCATGGTCAAAAGGTCATCAAGACTCGAAACTCCATACAATGATCAAAACAAAAGACTAATAAACACTAGCAATGTGATTCAGCTTCTATTTCCTTTAGCACGAATGCACCTTAGCTCCACATCCTAAGGAAAATGTGTAGAATGAGTACGCTGAGAAGTCACCTTAAGTCCTCCATACACATGCAAATCCTTTCAACATCATGTAGGTCCTCCAAATAAGCAAAAGCTTcacaattttaataatttttaaaacacaAAATTGATGAGACATTTGTGCCTGCTGCATCTTAATTTTTACCTACAGCATAACAATAAAATGGATTAAGAAGGACACTTATCCCAGATCATTTAAAAGAAGCTCCATCTTAGCTTCAATCTCATCTCCAAGGCATCCACCGACCTACCAAACACCTCACCAGAAGTTTGAGAGTTTTCTTCCCCCAGCTTCAGAAATTATGCCAATGCTCTACAAAAGCTGGCCTCCACCATCATACCCAGAGCTGTTCTTTTCAGAAGCACTTGAAAGCCATTCCCCAGAATTTCAACCTTGATTCTAGATCGAACATGTTTGTTCCAGTATACCTTTTGCTCCTGACAGGTTCATAGGTTCAGCCAAAATCACTCCGATTCAGCCAAAAATAGGTTATTTTTCCTCATAACCTAACCCCCTGAAACAAATGATTCCCACTTGCCAAGGTGATGAAGAGTAGTTCACTAAGAAAAAGATGGCATTCCTGCCAAGATGTAGCAATGTCTAACTGGGCTGTTACTGAGCCATCATATAATTGTACTACTTAAATGAAAAGGGACCATTAATTACTAAAAGCATTGTTTTCTAGTGCTTATATAGATGAAATATGGAACAATTTGCAATTGGGGCCTCCAAGGCCACCGCCCATATGAAATGTGCATCGCATGCAGAACAGCAGTCGGCATGTGCTGCAATTTCAGCACATGGACATGTGATGCATTAATTTCACGCTTATTAACAAAACAACATTTTAAAGTTATAATTAGGAAATTTTCAGCATACTCAAAATAAAACTGAGGAGCCAAACATGAACATGGTTACTAAAACAGAAGGATATTGATCTAAGAAAATAAAGAATGGACCaaattcatgaattttcataaaGAATAAACACCAATTAATATATCTAAAGAATTTCCAGGAAGAGTAATATGAGCGGCGTATTTCATCTTAAAATTTCCAATAATCTTAAGCTCATTTACAAAATCCTTGGCAACTTATAAGTGATGCAGTTTAACAACACATACGTATTATGGTATAGTTTTTGAACATAGTTTAGCCTGACATCAACAACCAATAAACAAAAAAAGAATTACTTTTTCCTGGCATTTTACCTTTTCCTAGCTCAAAGAGAACCACTAATTAATATGATATAGAAAATTAAGCTAATAGATCCGCAAACAAACTCACCTTGTCGTCAATGCTGATCTTGAGTGAAATGCTTCGGCTCTTGTGCTTCATCTTATGCAATCTCCTTCCGAGCATCACTAACCCCAAAATAGCAGCGGCTATCGAGATGGACCATACCGGCTTCACCCTAAAAACACAGAACTTTAGGAACTCCAAAGGCAGCTTCCACCATACCATTCCCATCTTCTCTTCTTCACCAACCGAGACGTTCTTCGAACTCATTCTCTTCTCCCCCATTTCCGCCGATACATCAGAGCCTAGTTTGCCAGGCTTCTCGTTCTCCATCTCGCCTCCTCCAATCTCCCTAATTCCCCCAGAACTCGCTTCTTTCCTATCTTCCTCCCCATCGGAAATCTGATGCCCATCCTCGATCCCTTCGAACCCCAATCCAAACTTCGAATCTTCCGCACGGGCAAGCTCCCCCTTTTCGCTACCAATCTGCGACCTTTGGCCATCCGACGACTCGTCGGACCAGAACCCGCCGAAATCCCTTCGCGGACGGTCGAGGTACCGGGAATTGGATTCGGGTTCGACCCAGCTAGGGTTATCGGAGTCCGCAAGGCCCTCCTCCTCGCTGGCCCCTCCTCCCAAGGCGGCTCTTTTGGGGTACCGCGCGTCGGAGTCCAGGGCGAAGTAGTCGGACTTGATGGCCCCGCCGTCATCGGGTTCCGCCTCCAACTCCGTCAAAGGCTTCACATTTTCGGCCACTTCAGAGGTCTGGAGGAGCTCCCAGTCATGGAAGTCGACGGGTTCTTCCATGCcggccaagaagaagaagaagccgacAAAAAGCCTCTCAGcctagagagaagaagaagatgagaggaACGAGGCCGATTTGGCGCGAGAGCGAAAGGGGGTTGGAAGAAAGAGAAAGGGAAATGGGAAGGAGAGGCGATTGAGGCGAGAGCGAGAGAGATTGTTAGGGTGATGATGGGAGAGAGAGAATCTGGAATCTATCAGCAATGTAGCGCGAGAGGCGCCGAGTCGAAAAAAATGGGACTTTTGGAAAATGGGTTGGAGTTTATCCCATCGCGTCGGGTTCAGATTCAGATAAGAATTTTGATATTCCATCGGATCTGAatccaaatttttaatatttatttataaatcttGTTGGATCCTAACCTAAATTTAGAAATCTCTCATGAGAGGTGAGCGCTCAACCACAAAATTATGGCACGAATTGCTAAAAtccataattaatttattttacttattcatatatattcagatcattaaaattaattatttaatatatattataatattttatatttcaatcattaatttttatcaaatatctttttcatttgatgaaaaataaatatatatttttctttatgaTAGTTTCGAagctttatttttaaatattgataatttttatatatatctttCTAATTTTTCTTACAAGTTTTTTAGAAATTGATGATTCATGATTATTTTTTACTTATACTATAACTAAAACATAATGATAATATTTGATGCCAAAAAATctaatcatattattttttattttcatttttgccTTAGATTTTTAGTCACTTATTTATTACATGCAATCTATATAGTGAATTCTATTCCATTCTTTTatgattatataattaatattaatttactttaataattttattaaaaatttgatctatATCCAAATAATATGCAAGTTATATTTGTATTAGGATAGAAAAATATGGTATAATTAGTATTAGACTTTTATCAATATCTATTTAGAAGAAATATGAATATTAATTTTGTTGTCTTtttaatatctatatctatattcatatttattaaaaaaatatagatacaaatacaaatatattattattatatttgtaTCCAATCCCTACTCCAATACTAGTTTGATTGGGGTATATCATGAGAGGCAAAATACTTTTCAGTTTAATACTTGTTAGCTTATTTTCACCTTAGAGAAGGTTGAGATTGCGAAGTTTAGTATGTAACTTTTACGAGTGATATTAGCATACAAGATTTACTATTATGGTTCTGTTTAGCTCAAGATGGTTTTGTATGGTTAAGGAGAGGTTTGGCATTATAGGCCAATATCTAATATATTTGATAGGTGGTTTGATTTTTAGTTAGTAGAGTTTTGTGCGTACATAGCACATGCAAGGACTCTTCTAGATCCACCCACCcccaacacacacacatatgtatcttACACTTCAAGACTTCcattatgccaaaaaaatatgcagcAATGTATGATATTAGTCTATTTTTCTTTGTAAGTTTTCATGGATATCCTTGTAATTTTATACAAAATGATGGTTTGACAAGATtggttataaatttttgatattttcttcaTTATTATTGAGTTAATTGCTTCAAGTTTCAGTTTTTACTGGTGCGAGATATTACATGAGGAGCATAGGTGGGCATTCATTCATCGTTGAAGTGTGTTTGATCATTTTCATTTTAGATATGAGTTGTTAGGCATAgttttggtgattttttttttctttttaaacctTTGATCAGTTGTTTAATTGTGCAAGAGATGTGCATTAGGATTCAAACAAAAAGcttgattaagatttagattttagtGAACTTTTTTTGTAAAATTAGTGGCATGGTCATGAAAAAAATGAATTACTTTGCATACAAGAATGCAATATTATATTGTAGGAGAGCATTAGCAATA
The DNA window shown above is from Elaeis guineensis isolate ETL-2024a chromosome 8, EG11, whole genome shotgun sequence and carries:
- the LOC105049795 gene encoding uncharacterized protein, giving the protein MEEPVDFHDWELLQTSEVAENVKPLTELEAEPDDGGAIKSDYFALDSDARYPKRAALGGGASEEEGLADSDNPSWVEPESNSRYLDRPRRDFGGFWSDESSDGQRSQIGSEKGELARAEDSKFGLGFEGIEDGHQISDGEEDRKEASSGGIREIGGGEMENEKPGKLGSDVSAEMGEKRMSSKNVSVGEEEKMGMVWWKLPLEFLKFCVFRVKPVWSISIAAAILGLVMLGRRLHKMKHKSRSISLKISIDDKKATHFKIHASRLNEAFSVVRRVPVLRASLPAGSVTPWPVVGFQ